The window GGGAATTTCTGTCCATACACTTACAACCCATCATAACTGGATCCGCAGCAGCCTGATTGAGACCTGTTTTGAGTTGCTGGATGCCTTTTATATCCGTTTTTATCCGAAGATTGTAGCCGTTTCTCCGGAAGTGCAACAGCACCTGCGGCGTTTTTTCATCCCGCAAAAGAAGATACAGATTATTATCAACGGGATTGATATGCAGGAATTTCGGCGAAATCAGCAGTCCAGAGAGAATATTCGTAACGAATTTGGCATTGCCCCGGAAACACTATTGATCGGCACAATTGGAAGAATAAGCCCGGAAAAAGGCCAAAAGTATTTTATTGAAGCAGCAGCACAAGTGTTGAAATCTTATCCGCAGGCTTGTTTTGTTCTTGTTGGTAATGGCGGGCAAGGTGAAGAGATGAGGGCCTATGCTGAGGCTCTTGGAATCGCTCGTAACGTGATTTTTGCAGGCTTTCGCACTGATATTGCCGAGTGGTATTCAGCACTGGATATGTTCGTCCTGCCTTCGTTGCTGGAAGGGACACCTATGGCCTTGTTAGAAGCAATGTCTACTGGCGTGCCGGTTGTGGCTACAGATGTCGGGGGGGTAGGGCATATTGTCCAGAATGGAGAAAATGGCATATTAGTCCCTTCAGCAAATGCGGATGAGTTGGTTGCGGGGATGAACAAGTTGTTGGCAGATTCGATTTGGGCTGATCAGTTGGCTCAAAATGGAATGCGCACTATTGAAATGAGATATTCAGCACAAAAAATGGCAGAAGGCTACATGAGCCTCTATGATGAGTTGATTGCGAAAAATAAGGAAAGTTGAGGGGAGGAATCAGCCCTGTGATTTCTTCTCAAGGGCTGACTTGTTATTTTTTTTAGGGCACATTTTCTCTGGTGTGCCCACTGCTGTGAGGGCGGAGGCTAGCAAATACACCCCACCCGCATCATAAACTGTTTCCACTCGACTGGTGCTGAGATGATGCTGAAACCGGCTGTTTTTGATTTGCCTTTTTTGTCATTCCATACCGGGTGGACGACCAGCGTATAATCTATGGACTCAAGCAGGTTTGTGATGATAACTATCAGCGGCCCTTCTTTTTTTGCATCGAAATTTGCTGGAACCCCTTGGATCTGGAGTCCGTCAATCGATACGTTTTTTATTCTAGTTCTATATATTTTATTATTTTTGACGATTTTTGTAGTATAACAACCTTGTAGCTCCATCCTCTTATTGAGACGACTGGCACTCCCAGGAACAGTGTAAATTTCTATTGGTCTTTTTGAGTCTGCAGGTTCAGGTGTTAACGAGAAGGAATTTAAGATGAGATATTTGAAGATCTCCAGAGAATTTACCATTAAATCATCCAACTGTATGGCTGTTGTCTCTATGGTATTCTCTAATCGTTCAGACACTATCTTATAAAGAAAAGCCGTATTGCCAACGAGGTATCTCTTCCAGAGGCGCTTCGGTTCAATCAGGATTCTGGCAAGCCATTCCATGCCGTTATCAACTAACCAGCGGGGACCCCGTTTTAGTTCGCCTGAAAGGTAATCAAAGACTGCTCCTCCAGTTAAGGAAATATTAACATCCAATTGGTCATGATTTTCTTCTAGCCATTTTTCCTGAATGGGCATGCCGAAACCCAGAACTAAAATATTCGCTTTTGATGCGTTGATCTTTTTGATAATTTCTTGGTTTTCAGCGGAACCTGCTGTTTTGTCAAAATATCCGTGATGAGTTGTAACCTCCAAACTAGGGTATTTCTCCTGTAATTTTTTGGCTGCTTTCTCGGCAACGCCCGGTTTCGCTCCTAGGAAAAAGAAGGAATATCCTTTTTTTTCTGCAAATTGAGAGAAGTTCCACATCCAGTCTGCATAGGTGATTCTCTGCGGAATTTTTTTCTTTCCCATCATTCTCGCCCCAAGCATAACCCCAGCTCCATCACAAAAGGTGATATTTGCACGGTTTAAAAAGTTTTTCAGCCAAGGGTTTTTGAAGACCATATTGTAGCAGTGAACATTGACATTCAGGATTAACTCCCTGCGTCCTTGTTCAATGATTTTTGCAATATGATTATGAAGACGATTTTCTGTTAACAGGTGAACTCGTACTCCAAGCAGCTCAATGCTTTCCACAGCTTTGAAGCTTCTTGTTTTTGTCATGTTGTATCT is drawn from Candidatus Electrothrix rattekaaiensis and contains these coding sequences:
- a CDS encoding glycosyltransferase family 4 protein, producing the protein MPGTKKARSGSSPPKVLHLINSRGLYGAERVLVNLIAATDRQHYSPQFCLLRTMSCPNQELLDIVRSKQAQPYVIPCRRWIDPAAVRQLKKLLKEKRIDIIHSHGMKARLYGLLAAPGISVHTLTTHHNWIRSSLIETCFELLDAFYIRFYPKIVAVSPEVQQHLRRFFIPQKKIQIIINGIDMQEFRRNQQSRENIRNEFGIAPETLLIGTIGRISPEKGQKYFIEAAAQVLKSYPQACFVLVGNGGQGEEMRAYAEALGIARNVIFAGFRTDIAEWYSALDMFVLPSLLEGTPMALLEAMSTGVPVVATDVGGVGHIVQNGENGILVPSANADELVAGMNKLLADSIWADQLAQNGMRTIEMRYSAQKMAEGYMSLYDELIAKNKES
- a CDS encoding WecB/TagA/CpsF family glycosyltransferase, which codes for MSKAYNPLRYDRASNIGAPVFWKKISTQFFQAMNKELSFDIVTKNLNIVSKLWSPKPSSPTNDTQQRYNMTKTRSFKAVESIELLGVRVHLLTENRLHNHIAKIIEQGRRELILNVNVHCYNMVFKNPWLKNFLNRANITFCDGAGVMLGARMMGKKKIPQRITYADWMWNFSQFAEKKGYSFFFLGAKPGVAEKAAKKLQEKYPSLEVTTHHGYFDKTAGSAENQEIIKKINASKANILVLGFGMPIQEKWLEENHDQLDVNISLTGGAVFDYLSGELKRGPRWLVDNGMEWLARILIEPKRLWKRYLVGNTAFLYKIVSERLENTIETTAIQLDDLMVNSLEIFKYLILNSFSLTPEPADSKRPIEIYTVPGSASRLNKRMELQGCYTTKIVKNNKIYRTRIKNVSIDGLQIQGVPANFDAKKEGPLIVIITNLLESIDYTLVVHPVWNDKKGKSKTAGFSIISAPVEWKQFMMRVGCIC